In Nocardioides sp. W7, the genomic stretch ACTCGTGGTCGTACCCGTCGTCGAAGTTGACCCGGAGCAGGCCGGAGTCGGCGCCGTCCCACGCGGCGTTGCCGTCGTGCTGCCGGGCCGGCACGACCGGGGTGTCCACCGTGAGGACGACGGCACGTGCTCCCGCGGCCACCGCGCGGGCCAGCAGCGGCTCGGCCAGCGTCCGGTCCGCGGGCAGGTAGACCTGCAGCCACCAGTCGACGCCGGTCTCGGCGAGCTGGTCGAAGGGCGTCCCCGCATTGCTGGACACCACCATCAGGCCGCCGGCGGCCGCGGTCGCCCGCGCCATCGCCAGCTCCCCGTCGGGGTGCACCGCGCCCTGCCACGTGGTGGGCGCCACCCCCCACGGGACGTCGACGCGCTCGCCGAGCAGGGACACCCCGAGATCCAGCTCGGTGACGTCGCGCATGACGTGCGGCAGGAGTCTTACCCGACGCCAGGCCTCGGTCGCCTCCGACGCCGTGATCCCGTCGCCCGCCCCCTGGAGCACGTACCCGAGCACCGGTGCGGGCAGCACGGCCCGGGCCCGGTCCTCGAGCTCCGCCAGCCAGCGGACGTCAGAGGTCATCGGACGCGTACTCCGGCGAAGCTCTTCTTCCCCCGGCGCAGCACCAGCAACCGCTCCTCGATCAGGTCGGCGGACGAGGGGACGTAGTCGGGATCCTCGATCCGCTCGTTGTTGAGGTAGGCCCCACCCTCCGCGACCGCGCGGCGCGCCTCCCCCCTGGTCTTCACGAGGCCTGCGTCGACCAGCAGGTCGACGATGCTCGCGTCGAGGGCCTCGACCTCCAGCATCGGCCGGGCGGTCGACAGCGCCGCGTCGAGCGTGCGCGCCCCAGCGGCTCGCAGGTCTCCCCCGCCGAAGAGCGCGGCCGAGGCAGCCTCGATCCGCGCGGTCTCGTCGGCCCCGTGCACCAGCGTCGTGACCTCGCGGGCGAGGGTCCGTTGCCCGGCGCGCAGGAACGGCTTCTCCGCGTGCTCGGCCTCCAGCGCCTCGATCTCCTCGCGCGAGAGGAAGGTGAAGATCCGGAGCAGCTCGCCGACCTTCTCGTCCTCGGCGTTGAGCCAGAACTGGAAGAAGGCGTACGGCGACATCATCTCCGGGTCGAGCCAGAGCGCGCCGCCCTCGGTCTTGCCGTACTTGGTGCCGTCGGCCTTGGTCACCAGCGGGGTGGCGAACGCGTGCACGATCTCGCCCTCCGAGCGGCGGATCAGCTCCACGCCGCCGGTCAGGTTGCCCCACTGGTCGGAACCGCCGAACTGGAGCCGGACGTCGTGGTCGCGGAACAGGTTCAGGTAGTCCATCGACTGCAGCAGGATGTAGCTGAACTCGGTGTAGCTGATCCCCGACTCCAGGCGCCGCTTGACGGTGTCGCGCGCCAGCATCCGGTTGACCGGGAAGTGCTTGCCGATGTCGCGGAGGAAGTCGATCGTCGACAGCCCCGACGTCCAGTCCAGGTTGTTGACCATGGTCGCTGCGTTGGCACCGTCGAAGGAGAGGAACGGCTCGATCTGGCGGCGGACCCGCTCGACCCAGTCACGCACGGTCTCGGCGTCGTTCAGGGTGCGCTCGCCGGAGTCGCGCGGGTCACCGATCATGCCCGTGGCGCCACCGACGAGCACGTACGGCGTGTGCCCGGCGCGCTGGAGCCGCATCGCGGTCACGATCTGCAGCAGGTTGCCCATGTGCAGGCTCGGAGCGGTCGGGTCGAACCCCACGTAGTAGTGGACGCTGCCCTCGCCGAGGGCCTCGCGCAGCGCGTCGAGGTCCGTCGAGTGGGCGATCAGGCCGCGCCACTCGAGGTCGTCGAGGAGGGTGGGATCGAGGGACACGATGCGCCTTCCGTGCAGTGGGTACCGTCGGGCCAAGCCTGCCGCATCGTCCTGACCGGTGCCCACCGGGTTGCTCACGACCACGCTCTAGAGTGGCGGCGGCACGGAAGGAACCGAACGTGATCGCAGGCAGGTACTCGCTCGACCGCGAGGTCGGACGAGGCGGCATGGGGGCCGTGTGGCTGGGCCACGACGAGGTCCTCGGCCGTCCGGTGGCCCTCAAGCGCATCGGCCTGGCCCCGGGGGCCGCCGCGCCCGACCTGGAGCGTGCGGGTCGGGAGGCCCGGCTCGCCGCCCGGTTGAGCCACCCCCACGTCGTGGCGGTCTTCGACCTGGTCGAGGAGGGAGAGGCCCACTGGCTGGTGATGGAGTACGTCGAGGGCTCGACCCTGGCCGAGCTGGTGCGTGACCGCGGGGCGCTCGATCCGGACCAGGCCTCCCGGATCGTCGGCCAGGCGGCCGACGGGCTGACCGCGGCACACGAGGCGGGCATCGTGCACCGGGACGTGAAGCCGTCGAACATGCTGGTCACCGCCGACGGCCAGGTGAAGCTCTCCGACTTCGGGATCGCCCGTGCCGAGGCCGACCCCTCGCTGACGCAGACCGGCCTGGTGACCGGGTCGCCGGCGTACCTCGCTCCCGAGGTCGCCTCGGGCCGCACCGCGACCGACGCGAGCGACGTGTGGTCCCTGGGCGCGACGCTCTTCCACGCGCTGTCCGGCCGCCCGCCGTACGAGGTCGGGGACAACCTGCTGGGCGCGCTGTACCGGATCGTCCACGAGGAACCGCCGCGGCTGCCCGCCCCCGGCTGGCTCGGGCCCCTCCTCGAGGCGACGATGACCCGCGATCCCGGCGAGCGCTGGACGATGGAACAGGTCCGCGACTTCCTGCAGAGCGGACCGGGCAGTCCGCTGCCCGCCCCGCTACCCGTCCGCCGGACCGGCACGGCCGAGCACGACCTGCGCGACCTGCACGGCACCCAGGTGCTGTCCCGACCCGTGCCGACGCCGGCACCGGTGCAGGTCACCCGACCGCATCGGCGGCGAGGCGCCCTCGCGGTGTTCGTCGGCGTCGCCGTCGTGGCGCTGCTGACGGTCATCGGCCTCGCCGTCGGTCTCGGTCTCGGCGATCCCGACCCCGACCCCGACTCGTCCTCCGCCACCCCGTCAGCCGATGAGTCCTCGGCGCCTCCCCAGGCCGAGAAGCCGAGCGCCGAGGCGATGACCCGGTTCATCACCGGCTACCTGGAGACGGCCGCCGCCGACCCGGAGGCCGGTTTCCAGATGTTGACCGGCTCCTTCCAGGACACCAGCGGCGGACTCTCCGGCTACGAGAACTTCTGGGGCGGGGTGAAGCGCGTCACCGACATCGAGGTCGTCGACGCCGACCCGGAGAGCCTCACGGTGACCTACCGCTACCGCTACCAGCTCGCGCAGGGCCCGCCCATCCAGGACAACCCGACCCTCCAGCTCGTCTTCGACGAACGGACCGGCACCTATCTCATCGACGGAGAGCCCAACTGAATCCACCGGTCGGGGGCGCTGTCGACCCCTAT encodes the following:
- a CDS encoding alpha-hydroxy acid oxidase, whose protein sequence is MTSDVRWLAELEDRARAVLPAPVLGYVLQGAGDGITASEATEAWRRVRLLPHVMRDVTELDLGVSLLGERVDVPWGVAPTTWQGAVHPDGELAMARATAAAGGLMVVSSNAGTPFDQLAETGVDWWLQVYLPADRTLAEPLLARAVAAGARAVVLTVDTPVVPARQHDGNAAWDGADSGLLRVNFDDGYDHESGADKATDLGPHDLDWLSERTGLPVVVKGVLRPDDARRCVQAGARAVWVSNHGGRQLDRAVATVDALPAVVAEVGGAAEVYVDGGLRSGLDIVTATALGADAVFLGRSPLLALVEGERGVARLHRLLRDQVTEALRLTGCRSLADTRGILATEPQNTH
- the tyrS gene encoding tyrosine--tRNA ligase, whose product is MSLDPTLLDDLEWRGLIAHSTDLDALREALGEGSVHYYVGFDPTAPSLHMGNLLQIVTAMRLQRAGHTPYVLVGGATGMIGDPRDSGERTLNDAETVRDWVERVRRQIEPFLSFDGANAATMVNNLDWTSGLSTIDFLRDIGKHFPVNRMLARDTVKRRLESGISYTEFSYILLQSMDYLNLFRDHDVRLQFGGSDQWGNLTGGVELIRRSEGEIVHAFATPLVTKADGTKYGKTEGGALWLDPEMMSPYAFFQFWLNAEDEKVGELLRIFTFLSREEIEALEAEHAEKPFLRAGQRTLAREVTTLVHGADETARIEAASAALFGGGDLRAAGARTLDAALSTARPMLEVEALDASIVDLLVDAGLVKTRGEARRAVAEGGAYLNNERIEDPDYVPSSADLIEERLLVLRRGKKSFAGVRVR
- a CDS encoding serine/threonine-protein kinase produces the protein MIAGRYSLDREVGRGGMGAVWLGHDEVLGRPVALKRIGLAPGAAAPDLERAGREARLAARLSHPHVVAVFDLVEEGEAHWLVMEYVEGSTLAELVRDRGALDPDQASRIVGQAADGLTAAHEAGIVHRDVKPSNMLVTADGQVKLSDFGIARAEADPSLTQTGLVTGSPAYLAPEVASGRTATDASDVWSLGATLFHALSGRPPYEVGDNLLGALYRIVHEEPPRLPAPGWLGPLLEATMTRDPGERWTMEQVRDFLQSGPGSPLPAPLPVRRTGTAEHDLRDLHGTQVLSRPVPTPAPVQVTRPHRRRGALAVFVGVAVVALLTVIGLAVGLGLGDPDPDPDSSSATPSADESSAPPQAEKPSAEAMTRFITGYLETAAADPEAGFQMLTGSFQDTSGGLSGYENFWGGVKRVTDIEVVDADPESLTVTYRYRYQLAQGPPIQDNPTLQLVFDERTGTYLIDGEPN